The window AGTGGCGAGATAGCTCAGTTGGTAGAGCGATGGACTGAAAATCCATGCGTCCCCAGTTCAATTCTGGGTCTCGCCACCATTCTTTTAATCTCTTAATTTGTATTTTATTAAATCTAAGTTCTTTTAAAAGTTTTTAACAAATTTTCTAATGTATTTTAAATAAGGAAAATGTAAAAAATTTCTAATTTTTTAATTATTTTTTGAAATTATTTATTTCCATAGAAAAGAATTTTCCTACTTCTATGAATCCGTGTTTTTTATAGAATTGGTGGGAACCTACTCTCTCAAGAGATGATGATACCTCTATCTCAATGCAACCACGATATTTTGCTTCCTCAATTGCATTTTTTAATAAAATTGAACCAATTCTTTTGTTTCTATAATTTTCATCAATTACTAATTCATTTACTATAGCAACTAATCCTAAATCATGAATTGTAAGCTTAAAACTTAGTGAAATAAATCCTACAACTCTTTTCTTATCTCCTTCCCCACTCAATATTGCTACTCTACTTAAATAATTTTCTTTGTCAACTATTTTCTTAAAAATTTTTTCAGCAATTTTTATATCATCATTAGTAAATTGAGGTTCCAGTTGTTTTATAAGCCTTAAGATATCCTCACAATTATTAATAGTTGATTCCCTTATTTTAATTTTATTAATTATTTTCTTCATAAGATTTACACCTCTAATAAAAATTATTTTTATACGAACATTAGTTTGAATAAAATCCTTTATTTTGATATAATTTTTTAAAATATAATAAATTTTTTGATATATCTTATAAAAATATATTTAAAATTGAATATATTTAATGATACATCATATAATTAATTTGCTAATAGATCTGTAATGTCAATTAAACAAGCTTTCTAACTTCCTCCTTGGAAAGAAAGCTTTAATTAATATTTTTAATATTAAGGCTATGATTTTTTGGAGGTTTAATTTTGAAAGAAAATATAGATACTAAAGCTGTGATTGAAGAGATTTTAGAAGATTTTGAGAATAGATTTAAATTAGCACATATAGAAAGAATTCCTAAAAGAGAAGCTGAGCTCTCTCCTTTTCCTGAAAACATTAACTCTAAATTAGTCAATGTTCTAAAGGAAAGTGGAATCAAGTCCCTTTACAGTCATCAAGCTCAAGCAATTAAAGAGATATCAAATGGAAAAAATACGATTGTTGTTACGCCAACAGCAAGTGGAAAAACATTATGCTATAACATACCAGTATTAAATTCAATAATTAAAGATCCTGATGCAAGAGCATTATATTTATTTCCAACAAAGGCTTTGTCTCAAGATCAGGTAAAGGCTCTGGAAAGGTTAATAGTTCCTCTTGGTA of the Actinomycetota bacterium genome contains:
- a CDS encoding GNAT family N-acetyltransferase, translated to MKKIINKIKIRESTINNCEDILRLIKQLEPQFTNDDIKIAEKIFKKIVDKENYLSRVAILSGEGDKKRVVGFISLSFKLTIHDLGLVAIVNELVIDENYRNKRIGSILLKNAIEEAKYRGCIEIEVSSSLERVGSHQFYKKHGFIEVGKFFSMEINNFKK